One Terriglobia bacterium genomic region harbors:
- a CDS encoding XRE family transcriptional regulator translates to MSEPAVKSSGNVFVDLGYSPDEAAILQMRADLMAILRKFIMTRKLTQSKAAEMLGVSQSRVSDLARGKWEKFSLEMLIILATKAGMRVTLKTAA, encoded by the coding sequence ATGAGTGAACCCGCTGTCAAATCATCTGGAAACGTCTTCGTTGATCTTGGCTATTCACCGGATGAAGCTGCTATCCTGCAAATGCGTGCGGACCTCATGGCAATTCTCCGCAAGTTCATCATGACCAGGAAGCTAACCCAATCAAAAGCTGCCGAAATGCTTGGTGTAAGCCAGTCGAGAGTCTCCGACCTTGCAAGAGGCAAATGGGAAAAATTCAGCCTCGAAATGCTGATTATTCTTGCGACAAAGGCTGGAATGCGTGTGACACTTAAGACGGCAGCTTAG
- a CDS encoding type II toxin-antitoxin system RelE/ParE family toxin: MDVKELKSVGLSLDDLRNFPEEARRVAGFELRAVQNGLEPRDWKPMKSVGFGVKEIRIHVLGEWRIVYVAKLADAIYVLHAFQKRSRKNNKNDIELARKRLKEIGGI; the protein is encoded by the coding sequence ATGGACGTCAAAGAGTTGAAGTCCGTCGGGTTGAGTCTCGATGATCTTCGGAATTTTCCTGAAGAAGCCCGCAGAGTTGCAGGTTTCGAACTCCGCGCCGTTCAGAATGGGCTCGAGCCTCGAGACTGGAAGCCCATGAAATCTGTAGGCTTCGGTGTTAAGGAGATACGCATTCATGTATTGGGTGAATGGCGAATTGTCTACGTGGCGAAGCTGGCCGACGCAATTTACGTGCTCCATGCCTTTCAGAAAAGGAGCCGAAAGAACAACAAGAATGACATCGAATTGGCTCGTAAACGACTCAAGGAGATTGGAGGTATATGA
- a CDS encoding ribbon-helix-helix domain-containing protein — protein MSKSKIAITIDESTLHRLDELVEQSMFPSRSQAIQEAVEEKIARLKRTRLARECAKLDPPFEKALAEEGLSEDLSEWPEY, from the coding sequence ATGTCTAAATCCAAGATTGCCATTACCATCGACGAATCAACCCTGCACCGCCTGGATGAACTGGTCGAACAATCCATGTTCCCCAGCCGCAGTCAAGCGATCCAGGAGGCCGTCGAGGAAAAAATTGCTCGGCTGAAACGGACTCGGTTGGCCCGAGAATGCGCCAAATTGGATCCTCCTTTTGAAAAGGCGCTCGCAGAGGAAGGACTGTCTGAGGA